A genomic window from Flavobacterium azooxidireducens includes:
- a CDS encoding TonB-dependent receptor, with translation MKSIFTLLLFVIGIQTYAQTEISGKITDEKGIAISGANIYLEGTYDGASSDENGNFTFLTSETGTKIIVVSFLSFETFKKEIDVNNFKNQTFKLRESVNTLDAVIVTAGTFEAGDKARVSVLKPLDIVTTAGAAGDIIGALNTLPGTQTVGESGRLFVRGGEADETQTFVDGLRVAQPYGATAQNLPTRGRFSPFLFNGISFSTGGYSAEFGEALSSVLTLNTIDEPTQEQTDISLMTVGLGIGNTQKWNKNSLTFNAAYINLEPYQKLIPQAVDWNKPYQSLAGELVYRYQFKNGLLKVYGAFDVSQFDINQEDINQPEKVRFDLRNDNFYGNASYKGTFGNNWNLHTGMSYGLGLNKIGINDDQIENDENALHLKMKVGKKITERIKITAGADYFVTDFDEKFSEFQGETFNVGYQNSIAAAYAESDIFFSKKLAMKIGARASQTSLLDEFRLSPRASFAYKVSKNGQFSFAYGDFVQTPRADYIKYSNDFQSEKASHFILNFQHNKDGRLFRAEAYYKKYDDLVKFDTEIAQFNSAFNNEGSGFAKGIDIFWRDNKTFKKTDYWVSYSYIDTERDYLNFPNQVTPSFIADHTLSIVTKHWIEDWKSQIGFSYTVNSGRPYNNPNEMEFMNGKTKAFQNLSFNWAYLLSQQKILYFSVSNIIGTDNVFGYQYANSPDMNGQFQRRAISQPADRFFFVGFFWTISDNKKTNQLENL, from the coding sequence ATGAAAAGTATTTTTACACTATTATTATTTGTTATCGGAATTCAAACGTACGCTCAAACCGAAATTTCCGGAAAAATCACAGATGAAAAAGGAATTGCCATTTCCGGAGCAAACATTTATTTAGAAGGGACGTATGACGGAGCATCATCCGATGAAAATGGAAACTTTACATTTTTAACTTCAGAAACGGGAACTAAAATAATTGTGGTTAGTTTTCTTTCGTTTGAAACATTCAAAAAGGAAATCGATGTAAATAATTTCAAAAATCAAACCTTCAAACTCAGAGAAAGTGTCAATACGTTGGATGCTGTTATAGTAACTGCCGGAACATTTGAAGCCGGAGATAAAGCCAGAGTTTCTGTCCTAAAACCGTTAGATATTGTCACTACAGCCGGAGCTGCCGGAGATATCATCGGAGCGTTGAACACCTTACCCGGAACTCAAACTGTCGGAGAAAGTGGTCGATTATTTGTTCGAGGTGGTGAAGCCGATGAAACTCAAACCTTTGTTGACGGACTCCGAGTAGCTCAACCTTACGGTGCAACTGCACAAAATTTACCTACTCGCGGACGTTTTTCACCATTTTTGTTTAACGGAATTTCGTTTTCAACTGGAGGTTATAGTGCTGAATTTGGTGAAGCTCTTTCAAGTGTGTTGACTTTGAATACAATAGACGAACCAACACAAGAACAAACCGATATTTCGTTGATGACGGTTGGATTAGGAATTGGAAATACGCAAAAATGGAATAAAAATTCGCTGACTTTTAATGCGGCTTATATCAATTTAGAACCGTATCAAAAATTGATTCCGCAAGCTGTTGATTGGAATAAACCTTATCAGTCTTTAGCCGGAGAACTGGTGTATCGCTATCAGTTTAAGAATGGATTATTGAAAGTTTATGGAGCATTTGATGTGTCTCAATTTGATATTAATCAGGAAGATATTAACCAGCCGGAGAAAGTTCGATTTGATTTGAGAAATGATAACTTTTACGGAAATGCTTCGTACAAAGGAACTTTTGGAAACAATTGGAACCTTCACACCGGAATGAGTTATGGTTTGGGTTTGAATAAAATCGGAATTAATGATGATCAAATTGAAAATGATGAAAATGCCCTTCACCTAAAAATGAAAGTAGGAAAAAAAATCACCGAACGAATTAAAATCACAGCCGGAGCGGATTATTTTGTGACGGATTTTGATGAAAAATTTTCTGAATTTCAAGGAGAAACTTTTAATGTTGGTTATCAAAATTCCATTGCTGCGGCTTATGCTGAATCAGATATTTTCTTTAGTAAAAAATTAGCGATGAAAATAGGAGCAAGAGCTTCTCAAACCAGTTTATTGGATGAATTTCGATTATCACCAAGAGCATCTTTTGCTTACAAAGTTTCAAAAAACGGACAATTTTCATTCGCTTATGGCGATTTCGTTCAAACTCCAAGAGCGGATTATATCAAATATTCGAATGATTTTCAATCGGAAAAAGCGAGTCATTTTATCTTAAATTTTCAACATAATAAGGATGGTCGTTTGTTTAGAGCCGAAGCTTATTATAAAAAATATGACGATTTAGTAAAATTTGATACAGAAATTGCCCAATTTAATTCAGCGTTCAACAACGAAGGTTCCGGTTTTGCGAAAGGGATTGATATTTTCTGGAGAGATAATAAAACCTTCAAAAAAACCGATTATTGGGTTTCGTATTCGTACATCGATACGGAACGTGATTATTTGAACTTTCCAAACCAAGTTACACCAAGCTTTATTGCTGATCATACGTTATCAATTGTAACTAAACATTGGATTGAAGATTGGAAATCGCAAATTGGATTTTCGTACACAGTCAATTCCGGTCGTCCTTACAACAATCCGAATGAAATGGAATTTATGAATGGAAAGACAAAAGCCTTTCAAAATTTGAGTTTCAATTGGGCGTATTTGCTTTCGCAACAAAAGATTTTGTATTTCTCGGTTTCCAACATCATCGGAACTGATAATGTTTTTGGGTATCAATATGCGAATTCACCTGATATGAATGGCCAATTTCAACGAAGAGCTATTAGTCAACCGGCCGATCGCTTTTTCTTTGTCGGTTTCTTTTGGACGATTAGCGATAATAAGAAAACGAATCAGTTGGAGAATTTGTAG
- a CDS encoding 2TM domain-containing protein translates to MQKYIKEFPRATWISVSVFLVLVLIRFLMGEKVLFDNNLLVNFGYTMLYGYSLYFANSFVFSKLDDIFKNNRFTRKRIFIGAFASFLITLFVIFLLRVLEDVIIENKSFHDFLANENPGNYIVAMVITLIVTLAIHAFYFYKDYQENKVKEQKVIAGNASAQFESLKNQIDPHFLFNSLNVLSSLIEENPENAQKFTTSLSKIYRYVLEQKDKELVSIQEELAFAKTYMNLLKMRFENSITYELPENFDNEEAKVVPLSLQLLLENCIKHNVVSESKPLYIKIYIENNFLVVENNLQKKEILTDRRGVGLQNIVSRYAILTKRNVMVEEHENTFKVLLPILTKQITIMETQNIYNENLAYQRAKDKVEELKGFYGNLISYCIVIPVLILINLRTIDFQWFWFPMLGWGMGLIFHALETFGYGKSWEERKIHELMNKEDNNSKKWK, encoded by the coding sequence ATGCAAAAGTATATCAAAGAATTTCCCAGAGCAACCTGGATTAGTGTGAGCGTTTTTTTAGTGCTTGTCTTAATTCGTTTTTTAATGGGCGAAAAAGTACTTTTCGACAACAATTTACTTGTAAATTTTGGCTACACAATGCTTTATGGTTATTCGTTATACTTTGCTAACAGTTTTGTTTTTAGTAAATTAGACGATATTTTTAAAAACAATCGTTTTACAAGAAAACGAATTTTTATAGGTGCATTTGCTTCATTTTTAATTACACTCTTTGTTATTTTTTTGCTGCGTGTTTTAGAAGATGTTATTATTGAAAATAAGTCTTTTCACGATTTTCTAGCCAATGAAAATCCTGGTAATTATATCGTTGCAATGGTCATCACACTCATTGTTACACTTGCCATTCATGCCTTTTATTTTTACAAAGATTATCAGGAAAATAAAGTAAAAGAACAAAAAGTAATTGCCGGAAATGCCTCTGCCCAATTTGAAAGTTTAAAGAACCAAATCGATCCGCATTTTTTGTTCAATAGTTTGAATGTTTTGAGCTCTTTAATAGAAGAAAATCCTGAAAATGCTCAAAAGTTTACCACTTCTTTATCAAAAATCTATCGCTATGTTTTGGAACAAAAGGACAAAGAATTGGTTTCTATTCAAGAAGAATTAGCCTTTGCAAAAACGTATATGAACTTGTTGAAAATGCGATTTGAAAACAGCATCACCTATGAGTTGCCAGAGAATTTTGATAACGAAGAAGCCAAAGTGGTGCCATTGTCGCTTCAATTACTTTTAGAAAATTGTATCAAACACAATGTGGTGAGTGAAAGCAAACCGTTGTATATCAAAATTTATATTGAAAATAATTTTTTAGTAGTTGAAAATAATTTACAAAAAAAAGAAATTTTGACAGATAGAAGGGGAGTCGGATTGCAAAATATAGTGAGTCGTTATGCCATTTTAACCAAGCGAAATGTGATGGTTGAAGAGCATGAAAATACATTCAAAGTTTTATTACCTATTTTAACTAAACAAATCACAATCATGGAAACACAAAATATATACAACGAAAATTTAGCATATCAACGAGCAAAAGACAAAGTAGAAGAACTAAAAGGTTTTTACGGAAATCTCATTTCGTATTGCATCGTAATTCCGGTTTTAATTTTAATTAATTTGAGAACAATAGACTTTCAGTGGTTTTGGTTCCCAATGTTAGGGTGGGGAATGGGTTTAATCTTTCACGCACTAGAAACTTTTGGCTACGGAAAATCATGGGAAGAACGCAAAATTCACGAATTAATGAACAAAGAAGATAACAACTCAAAAAAATGGAAATAA
- a CDS encoding 2TM domain-containing protein, translating into MEIIMESNQFDVEKYQKAKKRVKEIKGFYGHLASFILVILFLAFLNFRFSPEHIWFYWPMLGWGIGLFFHATAVFNIIPFFGKEWEQNKIKEIIEKEKNTKWE; encoded by the coding sequence ATGGAAATAATCATGGAATCAAATCAATTTGATGTAGAAAAATATCAAAAAGCAAAAAAACGCGTCAAAGAAATCAAAGGTTTCTATGGTCATTTAGCGAGTTTTATTTTAGTAATTTTGTTTTTGGCCTTTCTCAATTTTCGCTTTTCACCAGAACACATTTGGTTTTATTGGCCCATGTTAGGGTGGGGAATCGGACTCTTTTTTCATGCCACAGCAGTTTTTAACATCATTCCATTTTTTGGAAAAGAATGGGAACAAAATAAAATTAAAGAAATCATTGAAAAAGAAAAAAATACAAAATGGGAATAA
- a CDS encoding 2TM domain-containing protein, producing the protein MNTQEEINYQEALKRVKKIKGFYTHAIVYIIVNIMIVIINVQNLNEGESYFQFKNFMTAFFWGIGLVAHGLSVFMPNWIMGQNWEERKIKEFMEKEKNKKWE; encoded by the coding sequence ATGAACACACAAGAAGAAATCAACTATCAAGAAGCTTTAAAACGAGTAAAAAAAATAAAAGGCTTCTACACACACGCAATTGTATATATCATTGTCAATATAATGATTGTCATAATTAATGTTCAAAACCTGAACGAAGGCGAAAGTTATTTTCAGTTTAAAAACTTTATGACTGCCTTTTTCTGGGGAATTGGGTTAGTTGCCCACGGACTTTCGGTTTTCATGCCTAATTGGATCATGGGTCAAAACTGGGAAGAACGCAAAATCAAAGAATTCATGGAAAAAGAAAAAAATAAAAAATGGGAATAG
- a CDS encoding LytR/AlgR family response regulator transcription factor has protein sequence MRIIIIEDEKPAARLLQRKVEKLGLQVETMLHSVEEALQWFNSNQHPDLIFLDIQLSDGLSFEIFEKIEIKSAVIFTTAFDEYALRAFKLNSIDYLLKPIDEEELDIAISKFKNQFQKSSISSLDFEAIKRMLVNPTEKTYKQRFTIKIGEHLKMISIDEVECFYSENKGTYLHTVDNRDYLLDNTLEQLESELNPKDFFRVSRKFIIPLKTIKDIVVYSNSRLKVILPTYKADEVIVSRERVNDFKIWLE, from the coding sequence ATGAGAATCATCATTATCGAAGACGAAAAACCCGCCGCCCGATTGCTTCAAAGAAAAGTTGAGAAATTAGGCTTGCAAGTAGAAACAATGCTTCATTCTGTGGAAGAAGCGTTGCAATGGTTTAATTCGAATCAACATCCGGATTTGATTTTCTTAGATATTCAATTATCAGACGGATTATCCTTTGAAATTTTCGAAAAAATAGAAATCAAAAGTGCTGTGATTTTTACAACGGCCTTTGATGAATATGCGTTGCGGGCTTTCAAATTAAACAGTATTGATTATTTACTAAAACCCATAGACGAAGAGGAATTGGATATAGCAATTTCAAAATTCAAAAATCAATTTCAAAAAAGCAGTATATCTTCTTTAGATTTTGAAGCTATTAAACGAATGTTAGTTAATCCTACAGAAAAAACATATAAACAACGTTTTACCATCAAAATTGGCGAACATCTCAAAATGATTTCTATTGATGAGGTGGAATGTTTTTACAGCGAAAACAAAGGAACTTATCTTCATACAGTAGACAACCGAGATTATCTTTTAGATAATACCTTAGAACAATTAGAATCAGAATTGAATCCAAAAGACTTTTTCAGAGTCAGCCGAAAATTTATTATCCCTTTAAAAACAATTAAAGATATTGTGGTTTACAGTAATTCACGTTTAAAAGTAATTCTACCCACTTATAAGGCAGATGAAGTGATTGTTAGTCGTGAACGAGTAAATGATTTTAAAATTTGGTTAGAATAA
- a CDS encoding Omp28-related outer membrane protein, giving the protein MNKFGLIGVFVAFFCCFSCSTDYTILDPVESISLTADSSVKVIGETIVFSVTTNAGTNITDEATIYVNNTLIDGNTFTGSETGDLTIKAEYLGVESAPITIRFHDGSEINFVKRVLIEDYTGTWCGNCPRVNHAVELAYAQTDKIVTVGIHRSSSNPADANYDPYNFDSSELEAILNMSGYPKALLNRMTRWQPLEQNNVTQVINLTQGENPKLGLAMDVSIVGSTINLDTKVKFSKDFSNLKLVVYVLENGLTYDQVNYTNFYTGPGTISNFLHDHVLKACLTPLLGEAIANSNTAVGQTYTKSFSVPIPNTISNLNNIEFVAFIVDENNKTINVRKAGAGDNQDFEEL; this is encoded by the coding sequence ATGAATAAATTTGGTTTAATAGGTGTTTTCGTTGCTTTTTTCTGTTGCTTTTCTTGCAGCACCGATTATACTATTTTAGATCCTGTAGAATCAATCAGTTTAACGGCCGACAGTTCTGTTAAGGTAATTGGTGAAACTATTGTTTTTTCGGTTACAACCAATGCAGGAACTAACATTACAGATGAAGCCACAATTTATGTGAACAACACACTTATTGATGGAAATACTTTTACAGGCTCAGAAACAGGCGATTTAACTATTAAGGCAGAATACCTTGGAGTAGAATCTGCACCAATAACAATTCGTTTTCACGATGGTTCTGAAATTAACTTTGTTAAACGTGTTTTGATTGAAGATTATACCGGAACATGGTGTGGAAATTGCCCAAGAGTAAATCACGCTGTCGAATTGGCTTATGCACAAACAGACAAAATTGTTACTGTGGGAATTCACCGTTCAAGTTCTAATCCTGCCGATGCTAACTATGACCCTTATAATTTTGATTCTTCTGAATTGGAAGCAATCCTAAATATGTCTGGCTATCCAAAAGCTCTGTTGAACAGAATGACACGTTGGCAACCATTGGAACAAAATAATGTTACACAAGTTATTAATTTAACGCAAGGTGAAAATCCAAAATTAGGTTTAGCTATGGATGTTTCTATCGTTGGAAGCACAATAAATTTAGATACTAAAGTTAAATTCAGTAAAGACTTTTCTAATTTAAAATTAGTGGTTTATGTTTTGGAAAACGGACTAACCTACGACCAAGTTAATTATACAAATTTTTATACTGGTCCCGGAACAATTTCAAACTTTCTGCATGACCATGTGCTTAAAGCGTGCTTGACACCACTTCTGGGTGAAGCTATTGCAAATAGTAATACTGCAGTTGGACAAACGTATACTAAATCATTTTCAGTTCCGATACCTAACACTATATCTAACTTGAATAATATTGAATTCGTTGCTTTCATTGTTGATGAAAATAACAAAACAATCAATGTTAGAAAAGCGGGTGCTGGAGATAATCAAGATTTTGAAGAATTATAA
- a CDS encoding T9SS type A sorting domain-containing protein, which yields MKKVLIILFVFAQVYTYGQFSFTDLSGNTIADGSTLTYETANSESAKLKFLVTNVGTNPIDVRIKCTGITGGNGVGFQLCYGGLCHDNVVTGVDYPDYQFILNAGENNGNFDYFVNNFVSSTPINFQFQVYSLDTTGFPTGQAVSFTYRYDSTLGLNSFENLTSMGINIENTNVKSDFKFNSTQSGNLSIFNLNGQLIKEYKFSEGSQNLGLSELSSAIYVANFSTTEGKTSSVKLIKN from the coding sequence ATGAAAAAAGTATTAATCATTTTATTTGTATTTGCACAAGTATATACTTACGGTCAATTTTCTTTTACAGACCTAAGTGGAAACACAATTGCCGACGGAAGTACACTAACCTATGAAACAGCTAATTCAGAAAGTGCGAAACTTAAATTTCTTGTAACAAACGTTGGAACAAACCCAATTGACGTTCGAATCAAGTGCACAGGTATTACCGGCGGAAATGGAGTTGGATTTCAACTTTGCTATGGTGGTTTATGTCATGACAATGTTGTTACTGGTGTTGATTACCCGGACTATCAGTTTATTTTGAATGCAGGTGAAAACAATGGGAACTTTGATTATTTTGTAAATAACTTCGTAAGTTCAACACCTATTAATTTTCAATTTCAAGTGTATAGCTTAGACACAACTGGATTTCCAACTGGTCAAGCTGTTTCATTTACTTACCGATATGACTCAACTTTAGGTCTAAATTCTTTTGAAAACCTAACATCAATGGGAATAAATATTGAAAATACTAATGTAAAAAGTGACTTCAAATTCAATTCTACTCAAAGTGGAAACCTTTCAATTTTTAACTTGAATGGTCAACTAATAAAAGAATATAAATTCTCAGAAGGCAGTCAAAATTTAGGTTTATCAGAATTGAGTTCTGCTATTTATGTTGCAAATTTTTCAACAACGGAAGGAAAAACTTCCTCAGTTAAATTAATAAAAAACTAA